The Muribaculum intestinale genome includes the window AGCATTGCTCAGAATCAGTCGACATGGTGAGGTTGCGTATCGTGTGGCCGTTTCCGTTGAATATCCCGCAGAATGCATGACCGTCGTTGCCGAGTGTAGTGGCGCCGTTGGTGATTGTCGATCCGCGCAGATTGCCTGCCGGCGTCCATTGTCTGCCGGTCATGTCGATATCGGCAAGCAGTACAACCTCTTGGTCATCGTTGAGCCATGGTTCGAGTGTGCTTCCTGAATTGACGGCTGCCGCGAAGTCCATGAGTTGGTCGGGGGTTGATATTCCTTTATCTATTATGAAAGGGGCTTGAGTGAATTCCACGGTTGTTTCTCCCAGTTCGGCTGTGGAGAATATGATTTTTCCGCTTCGGGCCTCAGTATCCTTGTTCTCTGCAATCGTGAATGCCGGCATATGATATGGACCGTTGGGCATAAGTGATATCCATGACTGATCCGAGGTGTTTACGCTGTAGTCGAGATTTGTGTTAATGGTTATGGTAAGTGTACCGCCTGCTGAAGGGATGTAGGTCGCTGACACATTTTCGATATTGAATCGGAAAATGTCGATCGGCGTCTGTTCGATGGTGTAGACTATTTGCTCGGTGCCGGGGTATGATATTGTTATGTCGGCTGTGCGTGGAGTCATGTCGGCTGCGATGGGATATGGCCTGATATCAAAGCGCTCGAGGTTGTTTACAGGCGTGGATCGTGATATGATTCGGCTTATCCAGTCGGCATCGCACTTCACGTCGTACTCCACGTCGGAGTATATCAGTATTTCGAGCGTTCCACCCTCTCCGGTAAATCGGTTGCCGCCTGAGGCGATTGCTTCCATGGTTGCCGGGAGTGTATTGTCATCGATATTGTCGCTGCAAGAAGTTCCCAACAAGCCCGCCATTACAGACAATGCTGCGATAAGGAAATGTTTTCTTTTCATCATTAAAGGTATTAACGGGTAATCATGTAGTCGGACTCGTTCCCGAGTACAGTTTCTTCGGCAAATGCACGCAGGCGTGCTGCCACTGTCGGGTCGCAGCCACCGTCGGAAACATTTTTGTCAAATTTTTCTCCGAAAATCACAAGGTAGTTGACACATGATTTGAGATATGCGCCGTTGCGGTTGGGGTGTTTTGAGTCGGTATAGAACAGATCGGACATACCTGCGGCGACGGCCTTGTCGAATGCGACACCTATGGGAGATACCCAGTCGACATTATTATCGGCTTTCGCTATAGCCAGAGTGCCGTTGAGCAGGTGCTTTTCAAATTCCGACGATGAACCGAAGTTATTCCAGTTGCTTTTAGGGAAAGCCCATGTGTTTTCAAGGATGATTTTCGATGTCGGCGAGCCGTTGCGGAATCTGGCTGTGAGAGCCTTGCAGTCGGACAGTGTAGTTTCCTGCGGATTATTGGCATAGTCGGAATAGCGAGTCGACTGTTCCTGAAGGATTATGTAGTCGTAGCCGCTGCGGTCAGTTATGTCGCGCGAGAGTTCTAATTCCATATGGTTGCTTAGGTATTGTGATCCTTTCGCGTTAATCCTGATGTCGAGCTGGTGTCCCTGCGAACGGGCAATCTCTTTGAGCAGGAATGCCGAGGCAAAGTAATGGGTGAATGAGTTGCCGAGTATAGCCACTTTTTTTATATCCTTTCGGGCAATACCCGGATAGGCTGTTGCTGTGCAGAAATGGAACTCATGGGAGGGCAGATAGATTTCACCGCTGTTGGTTGGTGACAATTTTGCGTCGAGTCCGTTGCGTTCGCCTACTACTCGGCAACGTACTCTTACCATGCCGTCGATTAACGTATTGTCGAGTGTGAAACTCTGTGTGAATGATGTGTGTTGATATGAACTGAAATGTTTTGTGTAAAATGAATATTTTACGCCGTCGTCATTTGTCGACAATGTGCTTTGATCCGGGCATCTCCATTGGCCTCCATCATAAATCTCGCAGATCCAATATTTGGGGGCACTGTTGTTGGCTGACGATATTGTAAGCATGAAATCGACCGATGTGCCTGCCTCAAGTTTGCCTGATGGTATGGAGAACAGCAGGTAATCGCCGGTATAAAGTCCCGACACTGCAATGGAGTTTTTGTATGCGGTGGAGATTGAACGGTTTAACTTTAGATTGTTGACACCTACCGCCGATACAAAAGACCGTTGTGAGCCGGTGTCGTAATTGGCTTCGGCTGCACCGGAGATTAACCATCCGCAGGATGCGGCTTCACTGTTGGTGTAATACCATCGCGAAGGGAATGCCGGTTGACAGTCATGACCGGCGTGTTTTACTTCGATTATGGATGTCTGTCCCGACTCTTTGCCGACAAACGAGATTAATGCCGAGCGGCCGGTTGGGTATGGTCCGTCGGGAGTTATCGATATTGTGAATTCCTTGCTGGCCGTCATGCCTCCCTCAGGCACTCCGGCTATCTGTAGCCATTCGGCGTCTGAGGTTGTCATGTCGATATCTTCATAAGGTGATACGGTTATGTCATGGTAGCGACATTCAGTAGCGGAGAAGAAGACTTCTTTATCCGATAGCCCGCAGCATCCGTCGCGCGTAGTTGCCGACTGTTGTACGTTTATCTTAAGATGGGAGGATGTGGTATATATGCATATCTCACCTTGTCGATTGTCTTTGCCGGAATTGGGTGAGACCTCCACCGACAGGCGGTAATGTCCGCTCTTGTGGTATCCGCCGGTTGGCGTCATAGTCATCCACGGGTCGGATGGTACTATGGATTTCCAGGTGTTTCCTTTGCCTTTTACTCCTAAATTTATTATGTATGTGCCACCGTCGGACGGTACTGATATGTCGGTAATATCGGCTGTGATTTCACCGATGGCATTTGCATCCCGTATGTCGTCGGACGAGCATGCGTATAAGCCGCCCGATATGAGCATCATGGCGAATAGAATGTTGCACTTCATGGTTGGAATATGATTTTATAGTGATTTTATTTCGTGATTATGTGATAAAGCAGGCAGCAGGTGCATTGTGCTT containing:
- a CDS encoding BACON domain-containing protein, with amino-acid sequence MKCNILFAMMLISGGLYACSSDDIRDANAIGEITADITDISVPSDGGTYIINLGVKGKGNTWKSIVPSDPWMTMTPTGGYHKSGHYRLSVEVSPNSGKDNRQGEICIYTTSSHLKINVQQSATTRDGCCGLSDKEVFFSATECRYHDITVSPYEDIDMTTSDAEWLQIAGVPEGGMTASKEFTISITPDGPYPTGRSALISFVGKESGQTSIIEVKHAGHDCQPAFPSRWYYTNSEAASCGWLISGAAEANYDTGSQRSFVSAVGVNNLKLNRSISTAYKNSIAVSGLYTGDYLLFSIPSGKLEAGTSVDFMLTISSANNSAPKYWICEIYDGGQWRCPDQSTLSTNDDGVKYSFYTKHFSSYQHTSFTQSFTLDNTLIDGMVRVRCRVVGERNGLDAKLSPTNSGEIYLPSHEFHFCTATAYPGIARKDIKKVAILGNSFTHYFASAFLLKEIARSQGHQLDIRINAKGSQYLSNHMELELSRDITDRSGYDYIILQEQSTRYSDYANNPQETTLSDCKALTARFRNGSPTSKIILENTWAFPKSNWNNFGSSSEFEKHLLNGTLAIAKADNNVDWVSPIGVAFDKAVAAGMSDLFYTDSKHPNRNGAYLKSCVNYLVIFGEKFDKNVSDGGCDPTVAARLRAFAEETVLGNESDYMITR